Proteins encoded within one genomic window of Thunnus maccoyii chromosome 22, fThuMac1.1, whole genome shotgun sequence:
- the LOC121889184 gene encoding prostaglandin D2 receptor 2-like translates to MASVNTDYCPLIQKMINISASPSNQTTKTSSLSVFTISLHGLFSTIGILENLLILGVVGFHVRRSVISIWILNLAASDLLATASLPFFTLYMASGNTWTLGTTFCRIHSSIFFLNMFVSGFLLAAISMDRCLVVLRPVWAQNYRNIQLIGKICCGIWALAVLCTIPFYIFRDTIPLRNNKVLCYYNYALLLPSEPFDLKSLCKQRGKSLAFMKLFLAFLIPLLIIILSYAAVNTSLARRGCRRSFRFVRLVVAVVVSFVVCWAPYHFFSVMEVVAPSRHPAQTFASKVLPISATIGFLNSVLNPFLYVFSCPDLCNRIRHSLGAVMESVLAEDLAELARRRSTIRTSVSTTGAVFRQRNSIQSTSLKTEEQEQGEDLDNPAQNLT, encoded by the coding sequence ATGGCCTCCGTTAATACTGACTACTGTCCTCTCATCCAGAAGATGATAAATATCAGCGCTTCTCCATCAaaccaaacaaccaaaacaagtTCCTTGAGTGTTTTTACCATTTCCCTGCATGGCTTGTTCTCTACCATTGGCATCCTGGAAAACCTCCTCATCCTCGGAGTAGTGGGCTTTCATGTCCGCCGCTCTGTCATCAGCATTTGGATCCTTAACCTCGCAGCCTCTGACCTGCTGGCCACTGCTTCACTGCCCTTCTTCACCCTCTACATGGCCAGTGGTAACACCTGGACATTGGGCACAACCTTCTGCCGCATCCAttcctccattttctttctcaACATGTTTGTCAGCGGCTTCCTGCTGGCAGCCATTTCTATGGATCGCTGCCTTGTTGTGTTGAGACCCGTCTGGGCCCAGAACTACAGGAACATCCAACTAATAGGGAAGATATGTTGTGGGATTTGGGCCTTGGCTGTGCTCTGCACTATCCCCTTCTACATATTCCGTGACACCATTCCCCTACGCAATAACAAAGTCCTCTGTTACTACAACTATGCTCTACTCCTCCCTAGTGAGCCCTTTGACCTGAAATCTTTATGTAAGCAGCGTGGGAAGAGCTTGGCCTTCATGAAGCTCTTTCTAGCCTTCCTGATTCCTCTTCTAATCATCATCCTCAGCTATGCTGCCGTGAATACCAGCTTGGCACGCAGAGGCTGCCGGCGCTCTTTTCGTTTTGTCCGGCTCGTAGTGGCCGTGGTGGTGAGCTTTGTAGTCTGCTGGGCTCCGTACCACTTCTTCAGTGTTATGGAGGTGGTGGCCCCCAGTCGGCATCCTGCACAGACATTTGCAAGCAAAGTCCTCCCAATTTCAGCCACTATTGGCTTCCTTAACAGTGTCCTAAACCCCTTTCTATATGTGTTCAGCTGCCCTGACCTGTGCAATAGGATAAGACATTCTTTAGGCGCGGTGATGGAGAGTGTTCTGGCTGAGGATCTGGCAGAGCTGGCCCGGCGCCGCAGCACCATTCGCACCTCTGTCAGCACAACTGGGGCTGTGTTTAGGCAGAGAAATTCCATTCAAAGCACGAGCCTGAAAACAGAGGAGCAAGAGCAGGGGGAAGATCTGGATAACCCTGCTCAGAACTTAACGTAA
- the si:dkey-165a24.9 gene encoding G-protein coupled receptor 4 encodes MSNDSCNFPLDTDTFGLTCIYGLIFSLGLPSNLLSLWGLYHLGRSGGGGCQLVYILNLLLSDLLQLLTLPLWILYLQGAHRWPYGQLTCELVGYVFYVNVYASVMFLCLIALDRCLAIVYPLSSRRVRTVRVAAMSGVAVWSLTFLFCLWGLLPSVFDAERLLCLEQYPVSPRYAHFKITTVALGFLLPCAILGYTSAHIGVTLRRSPSLSDHERHKIVGILVVITVNFIVVFGPYHLVGGYRFVSLLLTDEPCGLERSIFLIYRLCYGLTSLNTLLDPLFYIFLCPDARLELQRSLPCLGRGQNTRKKMALSTRAHTDTQNESETGHNNLLAI; translated from the exons ATGTCCAATGACAGCTGCAACTTCCCCTTGGACACGGACACATTTGGCCTGACCTGTATCTATGGCCTGATCTTCTCTTTGGGTCTCCCCAGCAACCTGCTGTCTCTCTGGGGACTGTACCACCTGGGCCGCTCAGGTGGGGGAGGCTGCCAGCTGGTCTACATCCTCAACCTACTGCTGTCAGACCTCCTCCAGCTGCTCACCCTGCCTTTGTGGATTCTTTACCTCCAGGGTGCGCACCGCTGGCCCTACGGCCAGCTGACCTGTGAGCTGGTGGGCTATGTGTTTTACGTAAACGTCTACGCCAGCGTCATGTTCCTGTGCCTGATAGCGCTGGACCGCTGCCTGGCCATCGTGTACCCACTGAGCAGCCGCAGGGTGAGAACTGTCAGGGTGGCAGCGATGTCAGGTGTGGCAGTGTGGAGTCTCACTTTCCTGTTCTGCCTGTGGGGGCTGCTGCCATCAGTGTTTGATGCTGAAAGACTGCTGTGTCTGGAGCAGTACCCTGTCAGCCCCAGATATGCCCACTTCAAGATCACCACAGTGGCTCTCGGCTTCCTGCTGCCATGTGCCATACTAGG CTACACCTCAGCCCACATTGGGGTAACACTCCGACgatctccctccctctctgacCATGAGCGGCACAAAATTGTGGGCATCCTGGTTGTGATCACCGTCAATTTCATTGTTGTGTTCGGACCCTACCACCTCGTGGGCGGATACAGGTTTGTCTCCTTGCTGCTGACTGATGAGCCGTGCGGACTAGAGCGTTCCATTTTCCTCATCTATCGCCTGTGCTACGGTCTGACTAGCCTCAACACCCTGCTAGATCCCCTCTTCTACATCTTCCTGTGCCCTGATGCCCGCCTAGAGCTGCAAAGGTCCTTGCCCTGTTTAGGGAGGGGTCAAAACACCCGCAAAAAGATGGCCCTCAGTACCAGAGCTCACACAGACACCCAGAACGAGAGTGAAACTGGACATAATAATCTTCTAGCAATATAA
- the ugt5g1 gene encoding UDP glucuronosyltransferase 5 family, polypeptide G1, whose protein sequence is MSSPITIALATLCFLFLWPTCCKGSRILVVPVDGSHWINMEVILRELHSRGHDLTVLHSAKSWYIPSNSSIYTSINVRMLEDDSDKEYYNRMLQNVMECRKFPIFIRTFCQQNLLTSMLATGHQILAGAAATMLDDPVFMKKLQDAKFDLMLTDPGLTLGVLLGGYLRLPMVFNVRWINTGESHFTIAPSPVSYVPVPGSELHDQMDFLERTKNMLHYLYSVVEQHFFINPAYSDLIQRHFPPGTDLLSLERAADIWLVRTDFVFEFPRPTMPNVVYIGGFQCKKARPLPAELEAFMQTSGEHGVVVMSLGTFVSALPREASEAIAAAFAQLPQKVVWKFMGKKPSSLGNNTLLVDWLPQNDLLGHPKTRVFVAHGGTNGMYEAIYHGVPVLGLPLLFDQFDNVLRLKVRGAARVVEAKSLTKDNFLEAIKDILETPSYRNNIQRLSKLHRDYPMSPMDTAIFWIEYVIRNQGAAHLRSAAFSLPWYSYFCLDVFFLIMFLIGAFVWASVSVCRILCCRRSRRKMKAE, encoded by the coding sequence ATGTCAAGCCCCATCACCATAGCCCTGGCAACGCtttgcttcctgtttctctgGCCCACTTGTTGTAAAGGCAGCAGGATTCTGGTAGTGCCTGTAGATGGCAGCCACTGGATCAACATGGAGGTGATCCTTCGGGAGCTGCACTCCAGAGGCCACGACCTCACTGTGCTGCACTCTGCCAAAAGCTGGTACATCCCCAGTAACTCCTCAATTTATACCTCTATTAATGTGCGCATGCTGGAGGATGATTCAGACAAGGAGTACTACAATAGAATGCTACAAAATGTTATGGAGTGCCGCAAGTTCCCAATTTTTATACGCACCTTTTGCCAACAAAACTTGCTTACATCCATGTTGGCAACAGGCCATCAGATTCTTGCTGGAGCAGCTGCCACAATGTTGGATGACCCTGTTTTTATGAAGAAGCTGCAGGATGCCAAGTTTGACTTAATGTTAACTGACCCTGGTCTGACACTAGGGGTTCTTCTAGGTGGTTACCTCAGGCTGCCAATGGTTTTCAACGTGCGCTGGATTAACACTGGAGAGAGCCATTTCACCATAGCTCCCTCCCCTGTCTCCTATGTCCCTGTGCCAGGAAGTGAACTTCATGATCAGATGGATTTTCTGGAGCGAACAAAGAATATGTTACATTATCTTTATAGTGTTGTTGAACAGCACTTTTTCATTAATCCTGCGTACTCAGATCTGATTCAGCGGCACTTCCCTCCTGGAACAGACTTGCTATCTTTGGAGCGTGCTGCTGATATATGGCTGGTGAGGACAGATTTTGTCTTTGAGTTCCCTCGGCCAACCATGCCCAATGTGGTCTACATAGGGGGGTTCCAGTGCAAAAAGGCCCGTCCCCTCCCTGCTGAGCTGGAGGCCTTTATGCAGACCTCCGGGGAGCATGGGGTGGTGGTCATGTCTTTGGGGACATTTGTGTCAGCCCTGCCTCGTGAGGCCTCAGAGGCAATTGCCGCTGCTTTTGCTCAGCTTCCTCAAAAGGTAGTGTGGAAGTTTATGGGTAAAAAGCCTTCATCTTTGGGGAACAACACCCTGCTGGTGGACTGGCTGCCTCAGAATGATCTCCTGGGACACCCCAAGACTCGTGTCTTTGTAGCCCACGGAGGCACCAATGGCATGTATGAGGCCATCTACCATGGCGTTCCTGTTCTGGGGCTGCCGCTCCTCTTTGACCAGTTTGACAACGTACTCCGGCTGAAGGTGCGTGGGGCAGCTCGGGTGGTGGAAGCCAAATCACTCACCAAAGACAACTTCCTGGAGGCTATAAAGGACATCCTGGAGACTCCTTCATACCGCAACAACATACAGCGTCTCTCCAAGCTACACCGTGACTATCCAATGTCTCCTATGGACACTGCCATCTTTTGGATTGAGTATGTCATCAGGAACCAAGGAGCAGCCCACCTGCGCTCAGCAGCTTTTAGCCTGCCTTGGTACTCCTACTTTTGcctggatgtgttttttttaatcatgttcCTCATTGGAGCCTTTGTCTGGGCTTCAGTCTCAGTCTGCAGGATTCTCTGTTGCCGGAGGTCCAggagaaaaatgaaagcagagtAA
- the LOC121889894 gene encoding placenta-specific gene 8 protein-like → MATNVFINNQQPQPQPPTLIAVHSNQWSTGICDCFDDLNVCCFAYWCFPCFACKTTSEFGECFCLPLLDMLWTSTQMACIPTCIPPISMSLRVAVRNRYGIQGDMTADCVYATFCNVCSWCQVAREIKRRKQTHTIINAQPGLMGAQQYMMTTQPGVITSQPMISAAPQAVLTSM, encoded by the exons ATGGCAACGAATGTGTTCATCAACAACCAGCAGCCTCAACCTCAGCCTCCGACTCTGATCGCTGTCCACTCCAACCAGTGGAGCACTGGCATCTGTGACTGCTTCGATGATTTAAATGTCT GTTGCTTTGCTTACTGGTGCTTTCCTTGCTTTGCCTGCAAAACCACCTCTGAGTTTGGGGAGTGTTTCTGTCTCCCCCTGCTGGATATGCTATGGACCAGCACACAGATGGCGTGCATCCCAACATGCATTCCACCTATTTCTATGTCCTTGAGGGTTGCTGTGCGTAACCGCTATGGAATACAG GGTGACATGACAGCTGACTGCGTATATGCCACTTTCTGCAACGTGTGCTCCTGGTGCCAGGTGGCCAGAGAGATCAAGAGACGCAAGCAGACGCACACCATCATCAACGCCCAGCCAGGGCTCATGGGTGCCCAGCAATATATGATGACCACCCAGCCGGGGGTCATCACTTCTCAGCCTATGatctcagctgctcctcagGCTGTTCTAACTTCCATGTAA
- the LOC121889473 gene encoding cornifelin homolog B-like isoform X1, protein MICPPSGLILLTYTIFSSFIFYVIYMFPSEAVAMSENMVVTQPRPFIMNTVSNQWTSGICDCFDDLPQCCFAFWCLPCFTCKTSREAGECLCLPLLDAFGVIPPMTTALRVSVRQRYGIEGTVCNDCVYACFCGPCTWCQIAREIKTRMNPITFVNMAA, encoded by the exons atgatatgtcccccaTCAGGACTCATATTGCTCACATATACGATTTTCagcagttttatattttatgttatctATATGTTTCCTTCAGAAGCTGTTGCCATGTCTGAAAATATGGTTGTGACCCAACCCCGGCCTTTCATCATGAATACTGTATCCAACCAATGGACCTCTGGCATCTGTGACTGCTTTGATGACCTGCCCCAGT gTTGCTTTGCCTTTTGGTGCCTTCCATGCTTCACCTGTAAGACATCGCGTGAGGCCGGGGAGTGTCTATGTTTACCTCTGCTGGACGCTTTTGGAGTCATCCCACCAATGACCACAGCCCTCAGGGTGTCAGTACGCCAGCGATATGGCATTGag GGTACAGTTTGTAATGACTGCGTGTATGCTTGCTTCTGCGGGCCCTGCACCTGGTGTCAAATAGCAAGAGAAATCAAAACAAGAATGAATCCCATTACCTTCGTTAACATGGCTGCCTGA
- the LOC121889473 gene encoding cornifelin homolog B-like isoform X2, which translates to MSENMVVTQPRPFIMNTVSNQWTSGICDCFDDLPQCCFAFWCLPCFTCKTSREAGECLCLPLLDAFGVIPPMTTALRVSVRQRYGIEGTVCNDCVYACFCGPCTWCQIAREIKTRMNPITFVNMAA; encoded by the exons ATGTCTGAAAATATGGTTGTGACCCAACCCCGGCCTTTCATCATGAATACTGTATCCAACCAATGGACCTCTGGCATCTGTGACTGCTTTGATGACCTGCCCCAGT gTTGCTTTGCCTTTTGGTGCCTTCCATGCTTCACCTGTAAGACATCGCGTGAGGCCGGGGAGTGTCTATGTTTACCTCTGCTGGACGCTTTTGGAGTCATCCCACCAATGACCACAGCCCTCAGGGTGTCAGTACGCCAGCGATATGGCATTGag GGTACAGTTTGTAATGACTGCGTGTATGCTTGCTTCTGCGGGCCCTGCACCTGGTGTCAAATAGCAAGAGAAATCAAAACAAGAATGAATCCCATTACCTTCGTTAACATGGCTGCCTGA
- the LOC121890152 gene encoding placenta-specific gene 8 protein-like, whose protein sequence is MSSSAMSRQVVQVQPQSRVQDAGQWSTGLCECYKDIGDCCFALCCLPVFTCKVTSAVGACPCLPLLDCIGCVPPASLAMRASVRERYGIQGSVWSDCLYGCCCYPLSWLQISRELKRRAASHASSSSSARYTALTSLQGAHLV, encoded by the exons ATGAGCAGCTCAGCCATGTCCCGACAGGTGGTCCAGGTCCAGCCGCAAAGCAGGGTTCAAGATGCAGGGCAATGGAGCACTGGCCTGTGTGAATGCTATAAAGACATAGGAGACT gctgCTTTGCCCTGTGCTGCCTCCCAGTGTTTACCTGTAAGGTGACCAGTGCGGTGGGTGCATGTCCCTGCCTGCCTCTGCTGGACTGTATCGGCTGTGTACCTCCAGCTTCATTAGCCATGAGGGCTTCTGTCAGGGAACGATACGGCATACAG GGGAGTGTTTGGAGCGACTGCCTGTATGGATGCTGCTGCTACCCGCTATCTTGGCTCCAGATCTCCAGAGAGCTGAAGAGAAGAGCAGCATCCcacgcctcctcctcctcctcagccagATACACTGCCCTAACCTCCCTGCAGGGGGCGCACTTGGTCTAG
- the si:dkey-112a7.4 gene encoding uncharacterized protein si:dkey-112a7.4 codes for MYGASGIPELIPPSGPPRQPGPAGQYNPGHPQVNGHGSGPNPQRLGQRAPKLGQIGRSKKVDLGDEDLDDIMNNNGQCPVSLSPIS; via the exons ATGTACGGAGCTTCAGGTATCCCCGAGCTCATCCCGCCCAGTGGGCCGCCCCGGCAGCCCGGTCCGGCCGGACAGTACAACCCGGGACACCCCCAGGTCAACGGCCACGGCAGCGGGCCCAACCCTCAGAGACTCGGGCAGAGAGCACCCAAGCTGGGTCAGATTGGTCGGTCCAAGAAAG TGGACTTGGGTGATGAAGACTTGGATGACATCATGAACAACAACGGGCAGTGTCCTGTATCCTTGTCGCCCATCTCCTAA
- the cldn7a gene encoding claudin-7-A, producing MANSGIQLLGFFLSLIGIVGLIIGTILPQWKMSAYIGDNIITAVAMYQGLWMSCAFQSTGQLQCKIYDSILQLDSSLQATRALMIVGIIVSIAGLGVACMGMKCTTCGGSDKLRKSRIAMTGGIILLVGGLCAIVACSWFAHNVIRAFYNPYTPVNTKFEFGAAIFIAWGGSLLDVLGGAMMAASCPRKKQVSKYPSMASSRSGPSSSTKEYV from the exons ATGGCAAACTCCGGTATTCAGCTGCTGGGATTTTTCCTGTCGTTAATCGGTATTGTCGGACTGATCATCGGGACTATTCTGCCTCAGTGGAAGATGTCCGCGTACATCGGGGACAACATCATCACAGCGGTGGCCATGTACCAGGGGCTGTGGATGTCATGCGCTTTCCAAAGTACCGGACAGCTCCAATGTAAAATCTACGACTCTATTCTGCAGCTCGACA GTTCGCTCCAGGCCACTCGTGCCTTGATGATAGTCGGCATCATTGTGTCTATCGCTGGGCTGGGTGTGGCCTGTATGGGAATGAAGTGCACCACCTGTGGAGGAAGTGACAAACTACGAAAATCCCGCATCGCCATGACAGGAGGCATCATCCTGCTAGTGGGAG GGCTGTGTGCCATTGTAGCATGCTCCTGGTTTGCTCACAATGTGATCCGGGCCTTCTATAATCCCTACACTCCTGTCAACACCAA GTTTGAGTTTGGTGCTGCCATCTTCATCGCGTGGGGAGGCTCCCTTCTAGATGTCCTGGGCGGGGCCATGATGGCTGCTTCCTGTCCACGAAAGAAGCAGGTATCCAAATACCCATCTATGGCCAGTTCCCGCTCCGGCCCATCGAGCAGCACTAAGGAATACGTCTGA